One genomic region from Stackebrandtia nassauensis DSM 44728 encodes:
- a CDS encoding ABC transporter ATP-binding protein, giving the protein MSSVPFHDPGEPNTASPLRYLLWLTARQPLRVFAVAALTSLSITGMILAPFFVAHAIDDGLVPRDWTPLLWWSAGVIGLGLVTAAAIVYQQRTLTFAKLDSMYRTVAVTTRQIARLGATLPKRVSTGEIVNVGGMDVAAIGEAMSVAGPGIGSIAALVVVGVLLFSISPILGAVVFVGTPLMVLAVGPLLERLQSRESDYRDHQGELTARSADIVAGLRVLRGVGGERAFADRYRARSAALLREGYKVGAVTSWVRSFETALPGLFLAAVVWIAARLAASGAISIGEMVAVYGYTAMLMLPMNWILGSVINAIRGLVAAKRVITVLRLRPNVSDGTETKPGPTAPSSLHDPGSGLTVPAGTMLVLAAADPAESRALADRLGRHEDSDVSFGDVRLSDMALSEVRERILVADNDAFLFAGTVRQIVRGGAEPDDAGVTSALRAAVAEDIVTALPEGIDTRMDTQARELSGGQRQRLRLARAIHADPEVLILVEPTSAVDAHTEATIAERLREARSGRTTIVVSSSPLLADRADSVAFLADGKIAATGNHQDLMDESPEYRALAGRSIGVRA; this is encoded by the coding sequence ATGTCAAGTGTTCCCTTTCACGACCCCGGCGAACCCAATACCGCCAGCCCACTGCGATATCTACTGTGGCTGACGGCCCGGCAGCCACTGCGGGTCTTCGCGGTCGCCGCGCTGACCAGCCTGTCGATCACCGGCATGATCCTGGCGCCGTTCTTCGTCGCCCACGCCATCGACGACGGTCTGGTCCCGCGTGACTGGACCCCGCTTTTGTGGTGGTCGGCCGGGGTGATCGGCCTCGGCCTGGTCACCGCCGCCGCGATCGTCTACCAGCAGCGCACTCTCACCTTCGCCAAGCTCGACTCGATGTACCGGACGGTCGCGGTGACCACCCGGCAGATCGCCCGGCTGGGCGCCACCCTCCCCAAGCGAGTATCCACAGGGGAGATCGTCAACGTCGGCGGCATGGACGTCGCGGCCATCGGCGAGGCGATGAGCGTCGCCGGACCCGGGATCGGTTCGATCGCGGCGCTGGTCGTGGTCGGGGTGCTGCTGTTCTCGATCTCGCCGATCCTGGGCGCGGTCGTGTTCGTCGGCACGCCGCTGATGGTGCTGGCGGTCGGCCCGCTGCTGGAACGGTTGCAGAGCCGCGAGTCCGACTACCGTGACCACCAGGGCGAACTGACCGCCCGCTCGGCCGACATCGTCGCCGGGCTGCGGGTGCTGCGCGGCGTCGGCGGCGAGCGCGCGTTCGCCGACCGCTACCGCGCCCGCTCGGCCGCGCTGTTGCGCGAGGGCTACAAGGTCGGCGCCGTCACCAGCTGGGTGCGGTCCTTCGAGACCGCGCTGCCGGGCCTGTTCCTGGCGGCGGTGGTGTGGATCGCGGCCCGGCTGGCGGCCTCGGGAGCCATCAGCATCGGCGAGATGGTCGCCGTCTACGGCTACACCGCGATGCTGATGCTGCCCATGAACTGGATCCTGGGTTCGGTCATCAACGCGATCCGCGGCCTGGTGGCGGCCAAACGCGTCATCACGGTACTGCGGTTGCGCCCCAACGTGTCCGACGGCACCGAGACCAAACCGGGACCGACGGCACCGTCCAGTCTGCACGACCCCGGCTCGGGACTGACCGTCCCGGCGGGGACCATGCTGGTGCTGGCCGCCGCCGACCCGGCCGAGTCACGGGCGCTGGCCGACCGGCTGGGCCGCCACGAGGACTCCGACGTCAGCTTCGGCGACGTCCGACTGTCCGACATGGCGCTGTCGGAGGTGCGGGAGCGGATCCTGGTCGCCGACAACGACGCCTTCCTGTTCGCCGGAACCGTTCGCCAGATCGTCAGGGGCGGCGCCGAACCCGACGACGCGGGCGTCACCAGCGCATTGCGCGCGGCTGTGGCCGAGGACATCGTCACCGCGTTGCCCGAGGGCATCGACACCAGAATGGACACCCAGGCGCGCGAACTGTCCGGCGGTCAACGGCAACGGCTGCGGCTGGCCCGCGCGATCCACGCCGACCCCGAGGTGCTGATCCTCGTCGAACCGACCTCGGCCGTGGACGCCCACACCGAGGCCACCATCGCCGAACGGTTGCGCGAGGCCCGAAGCGGCCGCACCACGATCGTCGTCAGTTCCTCCCCGCTGCTGGCCGACCGCGCCGACAGCGTCGCCTTCCTCGCCGACGGCAAGATCGCCGCGACCGGCAACCACCAAGACCTCATGGACGAAAGCCCCGAGTACCGGGCGCTGGCCGGACGCAGCATAGGAGTGCGGGCATGA
- a CDS encoding MbtH family protein — MFEDNDGREYVVVRNDVNQYSIWPSDRQPPTGWAPAGRTGSKADCLAEIAEVWTDMRPAPRTGTDAHV; from the coding sequence ATGTTCGAAGACAATGACGGCCGCGAGTACGTCGTGGTGCGCAACGATGTCAACCAGTACTCGATCTGGCCCAGCGACCGGCAGCCGCCCACCGGCTGGGCCCCGGCGGGCCGCACCGGTTCCAAGGCCGACTGCCTGGCCGAGATCGCCGAGGTGTGGACCGACATGCGTCCGGCCCCCCGAACCGGGACCGATGCCCATGTTTGA
- a CDS encoding acyl-CoA dehydrogenase family protein: MTTLMTATSSLPSLFDELCLGRIRWDLLRPFPIQGATDRAHGEAVTGELNRVLAKYGEPHHTDTSALITKELLCDLAAPELLGPRPAETELSDTNLFRLLETAADWTPALGTATAVNRLLGAWSYLPLTQDGRLREFILANTPGRVGAGADTDLSGAGSRLRSVTATPVDDGSAFLLNGTKAFVTNAPIADIIDVSATVVDDAQPRVVLFFLTTDTPGVEIGHRHDLTGPDGLPNGMVRLTDVRVPREHILGDADLGWQSIPDLTSLMVRARFFVVSAPSLSLIKHCVRSAAEFAARRLVDQVPLVEYDYIEHLLAGIGAERFAAQSLVDWCTLATGRANTIPEQRVAKNLMSMACWRVADQATSIMGAQGVETAAGKRDRGAPAAGSVEHALRTARAMRVAGGVDFLVDYLAGCAGVFPLHYDAAQPVGSSTVIPADLPDPLRGHAEFLTWEVHRFAERARAFVRRYPDPAQLHERQAIPILMNRIASELLAMVLTVARAGDPGTDPLPVDLANTYCARARRRIADAFRELNDGTPPGRRRIVRELLKGVSK; the protein is encoded by the coding sequence ATGACCACGTTGATGACCGCCACCTCGTCGCTGCCGAGCCTGTTCGACGAGCTGTGCCTGGGCCGGATCCGCTGGGATCTGTTGCGGCCCTTCCCGATCCAGGGCGCCACCGACCGCGCCCACGGCGAGGCCGTCACCGGCGAACTGAACCGGGTGCTGGCCAAGTACGGCGAACCCCACCACACCGACACCTCGGCGCTGATCACCAAGGAACTGCTGTGTGACCTGGCGGCCCCGGAACTGCTGGGGCCGCGCCCCGCCGAGACCGAACTGTCGGACACGAACCTGTTCCGGCTGCTGGAGACCGCCGCCGACTGGACCCCGGCGCTGGGTACGGCCACGGCCGTCAACCGGCTGCTGGGTGCCTGGTCGTATCTGCCGTTGACGCAGGACGGGCGGCTGCGCGAGTTCATCCTCGCCAACACGCCGGGCCGTGTCGGCGCCGGAGCCGACACCGACCTGTCCGGCGCGGGCAGCCGGTTGCGGTCCGTCACCGCCACCCCGGTTGACGACGGCTCCGCGTTCCTTCTCAACGGCACCAAGGCTTTCGTCACCAACGCCCCGATCGCCGACATCATCGACGTCTCGGCGACCGTCGTCGACGACGCCCAGCCGCGGGTGGTGTTGTTCTTCCTCACCACCGACACGCCGGGCGTCGAGATCGGACACCGGCACGACCTGACCGGCCCCGACGGGCTGCCCAACGGCATGGTCCGGCTGACCGACGTGCGGGTGCCGAGGGAACACATCCTCGGCGACGCCGACCTCGGTTGGCAGTCCATACCGGACCTGACGTCGCTGATGGTGCGGGCGCGGTTCTTCGTCGTCTCGGCGCCGTCGCTGTCGCTCATCAAGCACTGTGTCCGGTCGGCGGCCGAGTTCGCCGCCCGCAGGCTGGTGGACCAGGTTCCGCTGGTCGAGTACGACTACATCGAGCACCTGCTGGCCGGGATCGGCGCCGAGCGCTTCGCCGCACAGAGCCTCGTCGACTGGTGCACCCTGGCCACCGGCCGCGCCAACACGATCCCCGAGCAGCGGGTGGCCAAGAACCTGATGTCGATGGCCTGCTGGCGGGTCGCCGACCAGGCGACGTCCATCATGGGCGCCCAGGGAGTCGAGACCGCCGCCGGGAAACGGGACCGGGGCGCGCCCGCCGCCGGGTCCGTCGAACACGCCCTGCGGACGGCCCGGGCCATGCGGGTCGCGGGCGGGGTGGACTTCCTGGTCGACTACCTGGCCGGTTGCGCCGGGGTGTTCCCGCTCCACTACGACGCGGCACAGCCGGTCGGTTCCTCGACGGTGATCCCCGCCGATCTTCCCGATCCGCTGCGCGGTCACGCCGAGTTCCTCACCTGGGAGGTGCACCGGTTCGCCGAGCGGGCCCGCGCCTTCGTCAGGCGCTACCCCGATCCGGCGCAACTGCATGAGCGGCAGGCGATCCCGATCCTGATGAACCGGATCGCCTCGGAGCTGCTGGCGATGGTCCTGACCGTCGCGCGCGCCGGTGACCCCGGCACCGACCCGCTGCCGGTGGACCTGGCCAACACCTACTGCGCGCGGGCACGACGCCGGATCGCCGACGCGTTCCGGGAACTCAACGACGGCACGCCCCCGGGGCGGCGCCGGATCGTCCGGGAACTCCTGAAGGGAGTGTCCAAATGA
- a CDS encoding lantibiotic dehydratase, whose protein sequence is MSAEHLIPLPGSDWKLWRECSLRSAGFPVELASRFSDPAIVREALAEESGGDFVDRYTEAVDRSVKALRSFVELPGFREAVAWQNPAILHNWLTKMAHSGDDRKLRKNRYMKAVASYAQRYFTKNDTIGFFGPVGWATWDDDVAELQVTTGAKLLRRRATYFETWAIEALAGVLAEDPRLRPWLRPRLVAGCWRDASSVNRPYAAPFPLDAEQAALLDACDGSRTVRQLAQAFETSQRWDEPEIISQLTTWCDQELVELDFAGPIEARPELRLRQQLESIGDDEARLHALEQLTRLEAARYRVTLSRGDPEGVADACVNLARVFEDITKRKSSRNDGKMYAGRTLVYEDTRRDVDVTLGASVLAELAPPLRIVLDSAAWLIARAGEVLHDRLRDLVRAYQSDTGGSGMPLPELLARSTPILHPWNPGDSPLGAVREEFQSRWARVLGEPEWVQSWQTDPEPADAPPPDDPEEPDTVKPRPPPRGPDDAGTVKPKPPPRGPDEATLADGETASGHRPDEVAIGEARAPRRQFASRDLVERAARLFPPAPAPWAGAMHLSPDIMIAARDAQAVNDGDFAFVLGELHLANNTLQARPFVEMHDDPDALLAATESDFGDERVYYVPTRKSPQVNSRAYPSAILPPSYTYWCLHDDSGGAAGPVIPAGTMTVFLDGDRLRVRDRDGREFGLLAVLDEQLAWPIADIFAPIPKRRHQPRFSIDKLVLHRESWHFLADELDWAFASTPAERFREAQHWCREQAIPSRVFYKLSTEEKPCFGDLSSVALVECLAQAIRAAVEQDETATVGLSEMLPDLHQAWLPGPDGEMYTSELRFVAVNPHGTDNILDTPS, encoded by the coding sequence ATGAGTGCCGAACACCTGATCCCGCTGCCGGGCTCGGACTGGAAGTTGTGGCGCGAGTGTTCGCTGCGCAGCGCCGGGTTCCCGGTCGAACTCGCGTCGCGGTTCTCGGATCCGGCGATCGTTCGCGAGGCCCTGGCCGAGGAGTCCGGAGGTGACTTCGTCGACCGGTACACGGAAGCGGTCGACCGCTCGGTCAAGGCACTGCGCTCGTTCGTGGAGCTGCCCGGGTTCCGGGAGGCCGTCGCCTGGCAGAACCCGGCGATCCTGCACAACTGGCTGACGAAGATGGCGCATTCGGGCGACGACCGCAAACTGCGCAAGAACCGGTACATGAAGGCGGTGGCGTCGTACGCGCAGCGCTACTTCACCAAGAACGACACCATCGGCTTCTTCGGGCCGGTCGGCTGGGCCACCTGGGACGACGACGTCGCGGAGCTTCAGGTGACCACGGGCGCGAAGCTGCTACGCCGTCGGGCCACGTACTTCGAGACCTGGGCGATCGAGGCGCTGGCGGGCGTGCTGGCGGAGGATCCCCGGTTGCGGCCGTGGCTGCGGCCCCGGCTGGTGGCCGGATGCTGGCGCGACGCGTCCAGTGTGAACCGTCCCTACGCCGCGCCGTTCCCGCTGGACGCCGAACAGGCCGCACTGCTCGACGCCTGCGACGGATCCCGGACCGTACGCCAACTGGCGCAGGCGTTCGAGACCTCGCAGCGGTGGGACGAGCCGGAGATCATCTCGCAGCTGACGACGTGGTGCGACCAAGAGCTGGTCGAGCTCGATTTCGCCGGGCCGATCGAGGCCCGGCCGGAGCTGCGGTTGCGTCAGCAACTGGAGTCCATTGGTGACGATGAGGCGCGGCTTCACGCGCTGGAGCAGCTGACCCGGTTGGAGGCGGCCCGGTACCGGGTGACGCTGAGCCGGGGCGACCCCGAGGGGGTGGCCGACGCGTGCGTGAATCTGGCGCGGGTCTTCGAGGACATCACCAAACGCAAGTCGAGCCGCAACGACGGCAAGATGTACGCGGGCCGGACTCTGGTCTATGAGGACACTCGCCGCGATGTCGATGTCACCCTGGGGGCGTCGGTGCTGGCGGAGTTGGCGCCGCCGCTGCGGATCGTGCTGGACTCGGCCGCGTGGCTGATCGCGCGGGCCGGTGAGGTGCTGCACGATCGGCTGCGCGATCTGGTGCGGGCCTACCAGTCCGACACCGGTGGCAGCGGCATGCCGCTGCCGGAGCTGCTGGCCCGGTCGACGCCGATCCTGCATCCGTGGAACCCCGGCGACTCGCCGCTGGGCGCGGTGCGCGAGGAGTTCCAGAGCCGCTGGGCGCGGGTGCTCGGTGAACCCGAGTGGGTGCAAAGCTGGCAGACCGATCCGGAACCGGCCGACGCGCCGCCACCGGACGATCCGGAGGAGCCGGACACCGTCAAGCCGAGGCCGCCGCCGCGCGGCCCCGACGACGCGGGCACGGTCAAGCCGAAGCCACCCCCGCGTGGCCCCGACGAGGCCACGCTGGCCGACGGGGAGACCGCCTCGGGGCACCGGCCGGACGAGGTCGCCATCGGCGAAGCGCGGGCGCCGCGGCGACAGTTCGCGTCGCGCGATCTCGTCGAGCGGGCCGCGCGGTTGTTCCCGCCCGCGCCCGCACCGTGGGCCGGGGCCATGCACCTGTCCCCCGACATCATGATCGCCGCCCGCGACGCGCAGGCCGTCAACGATGGCGACTTCGCGTTCGTGCTCGGCGAACTGCACCTGGCCAACAACACCCTCCAGGCCCGGCCGTTCGTCGAGATGCACGACGATCCCGACGCCCTGCTGGCCGCCACCGAGTCCGACTTCGGCGACGAACGTGTCTACTATGTCCCGACCCGCAAGTCGCCGCAGGTCAACTCGCGCGCCTACCCGTCGGCGATCCTGCCGCCGTCCTACACCTACTGGTGTCTGCACGACGACTCCGGCGGCGCGGCGGGCCCGGTGATCCCGGCCGGAACCATGACCGTGTTCCTCGACGGCGACCGGCTGCGGGTCCGCGACCGCGACGGCCGCGAGTTCGGCCTGCTCGCCGTCCTGGACGAGCAGCTGGCCTGGCCGATCGCCGACATCTTCGCCCCGATCCCGAAACGTCGGCACCAGCCGCGCTTCTCGATCGACAAGCTCGTGCTGCACCGCGAGAGCTGGCACTTCCTCGCCGACGAGCTCGACTGGGCCTTCGCCTCGACCCCGGCCGAGCGGTTCCGCGAAGCCCAGCACTGGTGCCGCGAGCAGGCCATCCCCTCCCGGGTGTTCTACAAACTGTCCACGGAGGAGAAACCCTGCTTCGGCGACCTGTCCAGCGTCGCGCTCGTCGAATGCCTGGCCCAGGCCATCCGGGCCGCCGTCGAGCAGGACGAGACCGCCACCGTCGGCCTCAGCGAGATGCTGCCCGACCTGCACCAGGCCTGGCTGCCCGGGCCGGACGGCGAAATGTACACATCGGAACTTCGATTCGTGGCCGTGAACCCGCACGGCACCGACAACATCCTCGACACCCCTTCCTAA
- a CDS encoding thioesterase II family protein — MFDPTGWLANRRANPAAPTRLYCFPHSGGSPGEYLRWTDRIAGVELWAVQYPGRGSRMDEEPVRDLDTLILRLSADADFDGRFGFFGHSLGALVAYETAHKLRELGHVTPQWLFVSAYPAPHLTVMQDREPLHLSSDAELTERLLADFGESAEQVREDPEFLKTLLNTNRADYSMVETYKYRQRPPLESAIHVVGGLDDEIPPDELVAWQRHTSREFAVHLLPGGHFYFRDNPRQLLDLLAVAAGHPSRPLPKPAKGTP, encoded by the coding sequence ATGTTTGACCCCACCGGATGGCTCGCCAACCGGCGAGCGAACCCCGCCGCCCCGACGCGGCTCTACTGTTTCCCGCACAGCGGCGGCTCCCCCGGCGAATACCTGCGCTGGACCGACCGGATCGCGGGCGTCGAGCTGTGGGCGGTGCAGTATCCCGGCCGTGGCTCCCGTATGGACGAGGAACCGGTGCGGGACCTGGACACGCTGATCCTGCGACTGTCGGCCGACGCCGACTTCGACGGCCGGTTCGGGTTCTTCGGGCACAGCCTGGGAGCACTGGTCGCCTACGAGACCGCCCACAAGCTGCGCGAACTGGGCCACGTCACACCACAGTGGCTGTTCGTGTCGGCTTATCCGGCACCGCACCTGACCGTGATGCAGGACCGCGAGCCGCTGCATCTGTCCTCGGACGCCGAACTCACCGAACGGCTGCTGGCCGACTTCGGCGAATCCGCCGAGCAGGTGCGCGAGGATCCCGAGTTCCTCAAGACGCTGCTCAACACCAACCGGGCCGACTACTCGATGGTCGAGACCTACAAGTACCGGCAACGGCCGCCGCTGGAGTCGGCGATCCACGTCGTCGGCGGCCTGGACGACGAGATCCCCCCGGACGAGCTCGTCGCGTGGCAGCGGCACACGTCCCGCGAGTTCGCGGTGCACCTGCTGCCCGGCGGCCACTTCTACTTCCGGGACAACCCGCGACAGCTGCTCGACCTACTGGCGGTGGCGGCCGGGCATCCCTCCCGGCCGCTGCCCAAGCCCGCGAAGGGAACGCCATGA
- a CDS encoding type I polyketide synthase, whose product MNTEVDATHIAVIGMAGRFPGAVDLEQFWDNLAEGVESVRQLPAPEGGSHQPACGVLDEAEYFDCDYFGYAPREAMLIDPQHRLFMECAVEALEYAGEDPARYPGPIGVYGGASQSLYRETLRPYRDLLGGPSSFQMHLGSGSDFLTTRTSYQLNLRGPAVSVQTACSTSLVAIHQAVQALLAGECDIALAGGAGVQVPVYPGEYTEGGVLAADGHCRAFDAKASGMISGDGVGIVVLKRLSDAVAEGNTVHAVLLGTAVNNDGSAKIGFTAPSVAGQAEVMRTALELTEIEPDTVDYIEAHGTGTPLGDPIEIAALTEAYGNAATRSRTGWVGSVKTNIGHTDAAAGVAGFIKVVLALRNRQLPPSLNFDTPNPKIDFAASPFQVNTSLRDWDTDDRPRRAAVNSLGLGGTNAHAILEEAPDPGPVEASAPWQLVVVSARTESALAAARTRLAGHLDRHPDLALADVAWTTQAGRTEHPHRQSFVASSAAELVERLTEPAAERVDAIEDVKRPVVMVFPGQGGQRIGMARDLYRHVPVFRDGFDECAKLFAEQLGIDLRDVLYPEPGERDWAESELATMPVSHAAIFAVEHSLYRLWTHWGVEPDAVAGHSLGAYAAACAAGVFSLTDATAIVAERSRILGSLPEGAMLAVPLPEQAVAAILPVELSIAAINGPGQCVVSGPAEAIMDFARRMDGDGVDVRRLHIPSAAHSSLIEPRLPGFREFMNTMSCGDPRIPIVSDRTGVFLTAEQTGDRGYWTGHLRDTVRFGQTLSTMLERDNVTIVEAGPGHTLTTLAQRHPEFRDGQLAVPSLPHPSDPGSSLAHTLAAVGSLWSAGHGIDWANVHSGARRRRIPLPGYPFERTRFKVDPSADPPVAIEPSTAAAARSQASEAPVTGTEVAVAAVFQEILGVPAPGRQGHFFKLGGDSLLATQLTTWIRETYDVKVPISRVFRSPTVAALAELIDDDRTETETRR is encoded by the coding sequence GTGAACACCGAGGTCGACGCGACCCACATAGCCGTCATCGGGATGGCCGGACGTTTCCCCGGAGCCGTTGACCTGGAACAGTTCTGGGACAACCTCGCCGAGGGCGTCGAGTCCGTGCGACAGCTTCCGGCACCCGAGGGCGGCTCCCACCAGCCCGCCTGCGGCGTCCTGGACGAGGCCGAGTACTTCGACTGCGACTACTTCGGATACGCGCCCCGCGAGGCGATGCTCATCGACCCGCAGCACCGACTGTTCATGGAGTGCGCCGTGGAGGCGCTGGAATACGCCGGTGAGGATCCGGCGCGCTACCCCGGACCGATCGGTGTCTACGGTGGAGCCAGCCAGTCCCTGTACCGGGAGACGCTGCGCCCGTACCGGGATCTGTTGGGCGGCCCCAGTTCCTTCCAGATGCACCTGGGTTCGGGCAGCGACTTCCTGACCACCCGTACCTCGTACCAGCTGAACCTGCGCGGCCCCGCCGTGTCGGTGCAGACCGCCTGTTCCACGTCGCTGGTGGCGATCCACCAGGCGGTGCAGGCGCTGCTGGCCGGTGAATGCGACATCGCGCTGGCAGGGGGCGCGGGCGTTCAGGTGCCGGTCTACCCGGGCGAGTACACCGAGGGCGGCGTCCTGGCCGCCGACGGGCACTGCCGGGCCTTCGACGCGAAGGCCAGCGGGATGATCAGCGGTGACGGCGTCGGCATCGTGGTCCTGAAGCGACTGTCCGACGCCGTCGCCGAGGGCAACACCGTGCACGCGGTGCTGCTGGGCACCGCCGTCAACAACGACGGCAGCGCCAAGATCGGTTTCACCGCGCCCAGTGTCGCGGGTCAGGCCGAGGTGATGCGCACGGCGCTGGAACTCACCGAGATCGAACCCGACACCGTCGACTACATCGAGGCGCACGGCACCGGGACGCCCTTGGGCGACCCGATCGAGATCGCCGCGTTGACCGAGGCTTACGGCAACGCGGCGACCCGGTCGCGGACCGGCTGGGTCGGTTCGGTGAAGACGAACATCGGCCACACCGACGCGGCGGCGGGCGTCGCCGGGTTCATCAAGGTGGTGCTGGCGCTGCGGAACCGGCAGCTGCCGCCGAGCCTGAACTTCGACACCCCGAACCCGAAGATCGACTTCGCCGCGTCCCCGTTCCAGGTCAACACGAGCTTGCGTGACTGGGACACGGACGACCGGCCGCGCCGCGCGGCGGTCAACTCGCTGGGGCTGGGCGGCACCAACGCCCACGCGATCCTCGAGGAGGCCCCCGATCCGGGTCCGGTCGAGGCGTCGGCGCCGTGGCAGTTGGTCGTCGTGTCGGCGCGCACCGAGTCGGCGCTGGCGGCGGCCCGGACCCGGCTGGCCGGGCATCTGGACCGCCACCCGGACCTCGCGCTCGCCGACGTCGCCTGGACCACACAGGCCGGACGCACCGAACACCCGCACCGGCAGTCCTTCGTGGCCAGCAGTGCGGCGGAGCTGGTCGAGCGGCTCACCGAGCCCGCCGCCGAGCGGGTCGACGCCATCGAGGACGTCAAACGTCCCGTGGTGATGGTGTTCCCGGGCCAGGGCGGGCAGCGGATCGGGATGGCGCGCGACCTGTACCGGCACGTCCCGGTGTTCCGGGACGGGTTCGACGAGTGCGCGAAGCTGTTCGCCGAGCAGCTCGGCATCGACCTGCGTGACGTCCTGTACCCGGAACCGGGCGAGCGCGACTGGGCCGAGTCCGAGTTGGCGACGATGCCGGTGAGCCACGCGGCGATCTTCGCCGTCGAGCACTCGCTGTACCGACTGTGGACACACTGGGGTGTCGAGCCGGACGCCGTGGCCGGGCACAGCCTCGGCGCCTACGCGGCGGCCTGCGCCGCCGGGGTGTTCTCGCTGACCGACGCGACGGCCATCGTGGCCGAACGCAGCCGGATCCTGGGCAGCCTGCCCGAGGGCGCGATGCTCGCGGTCCCGTTGCCGGAGCAGGCGGTCGCGGCGATACTGCCGGTTGAGTTGTCCATCGCCGCCATCAACGGGCCGGGCCAGTGCGTCGTGTCCGGACCGGCCGAGGCCATCATGGACTTCGCCAGGCGGATGGACGGCGACGGCGTCGACGTGCGCCGCCTGCACATCCCCAGCGCGGCCCACTCCTCGCTGATCGAGCCCCGGTTGCCGGGCTTCCGCGAGTTCATGAACACGATGAGCTGCGGCGATCCCCGGATCCCGATCGTGTCGGACCGCACCGGTGTCTTCCTGACCGCCGAGCAGACCGGCGACCGCGGCTACTGGACCGGCCACCTGCGCGACACGGTCCGGTTCGGACAGACCCTGTCCACGATGCTGGAACGCGACAACGTGACCATCGTGGAGGCCGGGCCGGGACACACGCTGACCACACTGGCGCAACGGCACCCGGAGTTCCGGGACGGACAGCTGGCCGTTCCCAGCCTGCCGCACCCCTCCGACCCCGGCTCCAGCCTGGCCCACACCCTGGCCGCCGTCGGTTCACTGTGGAGCGCCGGGCACGGGATCGACTGGGCCAACGTCCACTCCGGTGCCCGCAGGCGCCGGATCCCGCTGCCGGGTTATCCCTTCGAGCGCACCCGGTTCAAGGTCGACCCCTCGGCCGACCCTCCGGTGGCGATCGAACCGAGCACGGCCGCCGCGGCCCGCTCGCAGGCGTCCGAGGCACCGGTCACCGGCACCGAGGTCGCCGTGGCGGCGGTGTTCCAGGAGATCCTCGGCGTTCCCGCCCCGGGACGGCAGGGGCACTTCTTCAAGCTGGGCGGCGACTCGCTGCTGGCGACCCAGTTGACCACGTGGATCCGCGAGACCTACGACGTGAAGGTCCCGATCAGCCGGGTCTTCCGCAGTCCCACCGTCGCGGCGCTGGCCGAACTCATCGACGACGACCGCACGGAAACCGAAACCAGGAGGTAA